In Antechinus flavipes isolate AdamAnt ecotype Samford, QLD, Australia chromosome 6, AdamAnt_v2, whole genome shotgun sequence, the sequence GGCTCAGCACCCCCATGTACTTCTTTCTGAGCCACCTTGCTTCTGTGGACATCTGCTACTCCTCAGTCACCACCCCTCAAGTGTTGGCGATACTATTTGAGCAGGGGCTGGTTGTCTCCTATGAACGTTGTGCTgcccaattctttttctttaccttcttGGGTGCCACTGACTGCTACCTCCTGGCTGCCATGGCTTATGACCGCTATGTAGCTGTGTGCCAGCCTCTTCTATATGTGACTGTCATGACCAAGAAGACTTGTGTGACTCTAGTAGCTGGAGCTTATGCTGCTGGCCTGTCTGCTGCCATAATTCGTACTGCAGCTGCCTTCACCCTCTCCTTCTGTGGCGACAACCAGATTGATTTTGTCTTTTGTGACCTCCCACCCCTCCTGAAGCTTACCTGTGGGGACAGCTCCACCCAGGAGTTGGTGATTGTTGTGTTTGCCATTTTTGTGATCCCTGCCTGTATGCTGGTGATCCTGGTCTCCTACTTGTTTATCATTGGGGCCATTATGCGCATTCCTTCTGCTGGGGGCAGAGCAAAGACTTTCTCCACTTGTGCCTCTCATATCATGGCG encodes:
- the LOC127541607 gene encoding olfactory receptor 9Q1-like; amino-acid sequence: MAGKNHTILTEFFFITFTEHPELGLPLFLFFLGLYVITLLGNSGMVILICTDPRLSTPMYFFLSHLASVDICYSSVTTPQVLAILFEQGLVVSYERCAAQFFFFTFLGATDCYLLAAMAYDRYVAVCQPLLYVTVMTKKTCVTLVAGAYAAGLSAAIIRTAAAFTLSFCGDNQIDFVFCDLPPLLKLTCGDSSTQELVIVVFAIFVIPACMLVILVSYLFIIGAIMRIPSAGGRAKTFSTCASHIMAVSLFFGTLIFMYMRWNEGNSLQEDRIVCVMYTMIIPMLNPLIYSLRNKEVKGAMRKALRSIKVFRVELG